A window of Paenibacillus phoenicis genomic DNA:
ACGATATTCTTCTGCCCGATTCGATAAGCCCGGTCCGCCGCCTGCTGCTCGACCGCGGGATTCCACCATAAATCATAGAGAATGACAGTATCTGCCCCCGTTAGGTTCAGGCCAGTGCCTCCGGCCTTCAGCGAGATGAGGAACAAATCGCGTTCCCCGTCGTTAAAGCGGGAGCACAGCTCTACCCGTTCGGCGGCCGGCGTTTTCCCGTCGAGATAAAAGAAAGGCAGCCCCCGGTAGCCCAGCTCCCGGCCAATCAATCCGAGCATCTCCGTAAATTGGGAGAAGATCAGCACGCGTTTGCCGGCACTTTGGCATTCCTCGATCATTTCCATCAGCTGGTCAAATTTGGCCGAACCGCCGTCATAGCCGTCAACGAACAAGGCCGGATGGCAGCAAAGCTGGCGCAGCCGGGTTAACCCGGCCAGTATGCGGATGCGGTTCTGCCCGAAGGTATCCGCATCCAAATGCTTGAGCGTTTCCTGCTGCAGCTTGGCCAGGTAGGCAAGGTACAGCTTCTTCTGTTCCGGAAGCAGCTCCGAGGGTTGCAGGGACTCGATTTTTTCCGGAAGCTCCTTCAACACGTCGGTTTTCAGCCGGCGCAGGACGAAAGGGCGGATGCGTTTGGCCACCGTCTCCCGGGATAGATCGTTAAACGCCTGGCGGCTAGGGAATAACTCCGGGAATACGGCGCTGAAGATCGACCATAACTCTTCCAGCGAGTTCTCCACCGGGGTGCCAGTTAAGGCGAAACGGTACTTGGCTTGCAGGATTTTCACGGCTTGGGCCGTTTGGCTGGCGTGATTTTTGAAGCTTTGAGCCTCGTCCAAAATGAGTGTATGGAACGACAGTTCAGCGAACTGCTCAATATCGCGGCGCAGCAGTGGATAGGAGGTGATGACCACGTCCGCTTGCGACGCCTCGCGCAGCGTCCGTACCCGTTCGGCTTTACTTCCATCCGCAATGACGGCTTTGAGATTAGGTGCGAATTTCGTCAGTTCGTTACGCCAGTTGTACACCAGGGAAGCGGGGCAGACGATCAGCGCAGGCTGTCCAGACTCGGCAATCTCCGGCAGCACCGATATGAGAAAAGCGATGCTTTGCAGCGTCTTTCCAAGCCCCATATCATCGGCAAGAATGCCGCCGAAGCGATAGTAGGCCAGCGTCTTGAGCCACTGATAACCGTAAACCTGGTAGTCGCGAAGCACGTCGGATAGCTGCGGCGGTACCGGAAAGTCCAGATTGCCGGGATGCTGCAGGTTATGCAGCAGCTCGCGGTACGCCTTGCCCAGCTTCACCGGACCTTGTCCACGGTCTTCCTGGATATGCAATCCGCGAATGACCGGCAAACGGAATTCCGGTCCACGGATATCGCTTTGGCGCAAGCCAAATTCGTTCAGGAAGTTGACGATTTCCTGGAACTCCTCGCTTTCGAGCGGCATCAACGCTCCGTTTGGCAGCCGGAAGTACTTGCGTTTCTCCTCCAACGCTTGAAGCAAGCCGCGGATTTCCGATTCGCCGATCCCGTTCATGCTGAAGCGAAACTCCAGCCAATCTGTACGCCCGTCCAGCTCCACGGAAATTTTCGGCGGCCTAAGGTCGGTGATCAGCCGGGTTTTGACCGCTGAGGTGGCATAGATGTCCACGAGCTTCTCAAGCTCTGGGACGACATGATACAGGAATTCGTATTCTGCCTCTTCGTCATCGAGGAAATAAGCGCTTTCTGTCCGGATCATGTAGCCGGATTCCATCAGATTCAAAATCTGCCGCTCCTTCTCGGTATCGCGCAGCAATATCAAATCAGTTCCCCGCTTGGGTCCATGTTCATCCAAGGGGTTAAATATGATATCTCCGTATTGGAATTCCAATCCCGCCAGAAGCCGGTCCTTGACCCGATCGAGGTACAGCCGGGCTTTCAGTTGGGTCCGTACCATGCGGCTAGCGACCTTCTCCTCGACATGGATGGTTCCGAACTTCGTCAACCCGGGCAGTACCCGCTCAACGAAGGGCTCGATCTGTTCAGGAGAGATCAGGATATGCTGCTTCCGCGCGGTGATCATCATATGTTTTAATTCAGCGAGCCGGCGAGTTTGCGCGGGGGAGAGACGGATCAGCTTACCTTCCGACAAAATGATGCCATAGGCGTCCATCACAAGAACGTCATCCAGGCCCTGGGCGGAAAACTGATAGCTCTCGTCCCCGGCTTGACCGAGATTGAAGCTTAACGGCAGCGGCCCGTCCGTCACTTCAAGCCCTGGCCAAATGCGGCTATCCTGCTCCAGTTGCACGAGCGGCGCTTGGGAGAGCAGCGGCAGCAGCCCATCCCAAAAGACGGGCGGCACCGGCAACAGCCGATCGGAAATTCCGTTTGATTTCAATGAGTATCCTCCCAGGCTCTCGTGAAACATCTGCTCATTGCGCCGGATCTCCGCCAGCTTCTGTAAGATCGCTTCATCCTCCGACCGAAAGGAGTAACGTTCCGGGTCATAGCTGAAATGTTTGGTGAAGCTGTACGGCTCGCCGCGTGAGATTTTATCGAGAAAATCCCGAATGTTCTTGACGATATACAGGCGCTTCTCGCCAATCTTCAGCTCCAGTCCGAACAGGTACTTGCGATAGCCGTACAGCACCGGATGGAGCGTAAATTCCACCTCCAGCGGCATCCGTTGATCGAACCTCAGTCCGGTTCGCAGCGGCGGCGGGGTGTTCTCTTCAAACAAGCGCATCATATCGCGTGCGATCCAGATATCGCGGGAAGGGATGTCTCCAGATTGTGATTGTCTACGCTGGACCAGGCTATAGGATCCATTGCGATCGTCGTCCACCGAATTTAGAATGTCATCCTGCTGCCGCAACAGAGACGGAAACGGACGAACCGGCGCCTTACCGCCCTGCAGCATATCATGAACACCCAGCAAGACGGCGGCGATATGCTTGCAATAGTTGTTATAGGAGTAGAAGGCAGGACAGTTGCATTCCGCATGCACGTCGCCGTGTTCATCGATCTGCAGCGACACATGATAGTGGCCGGTCCCGGACACTGCGGCTTCATAGACACGGGAGCCGTGGTCCATCCGGAGAAAAGCCACTTTCCCGGTCCGGTAATACGCTTCTCCACGCTCGTAAGCGATTCGGCCGCATAACAATTTAATGACGCGCTCCGTTAACTGAAAACTCATGCATGGATTCCTTTCTCGTATAAATTCCGTTCGTCAGGTGTTCGCCTTTTGTTCTCCCCCTATGATAACAGAAAATCGACCATTGAAAAACGAGCGTTGATATCAGCCTGCTGTGAGGATAATATCACTGCGGTTGCTATATTCTTGGGACGTCCCTTAAGATAAGATGATGATGGTATAGAAAATGGAGGGAGCTTAGGTATGGATACCTTTGCCTGTATTTATATTCTTCGCGGGGACCCGTTTCGTCCTGGAACTTGCATCTACCTGGATCAAGAGACGACGGAAATCGGGCGGACGTCTTCCGAGAGTTTTCCGGATATGGCCTTTACGAACATCTTTATATCCCGCAAGCATTTAATGATTCGGAAAGAAGGGGACCGTGCGGTCGCCTACGATCTGGGGAGCCGTCATGGCACGGAACTGAACGGGGTGCGGATGATCCCGCATGCCCCTTATGTACTTGAAACGAACGATATCCTGAAGCTGGCGCGGGGCACCAGCGTACTGCATTTCTCTTATTCGCCCGGAGAACAAACGCTGGAGTTTGAGCCCGTAAATGACTCGACGCACCCAGAGGAGACTGAAGGACCGGTTACGATTCATTGGGAGAAACGGGAATGCATTGTGAACGGCGTCAAAATTTCGATGTCGGAAAAGGAATATTTGCTGCTGCAGCTGCTCCATGAGCACGCGAACCGTCTGGTGACGATCCGTGAGATTAAGCAGACGGTGTGGTACGACCGCAATCCCGGCCCCGACGGGCTACCGGATGTGACGATCGATGAATTAACGACGTTAATTTATCGGATTCGCAAAAAGTATGGACGCGACACATTCCAGATCAATGCGATCCGGGGAAGCGGATATATTTTAGAGAAAGAATAGGAACAGGATGGGGAAGGATCGGGGGGACCGGCTTGCGCAAGATCAGGAAGATTTTTAGAAGCAGAACGTTTTGGATATTGCTTGTCCTTATTGCCTTTATTTACTTGAACAATACGCCGCATTTGACCGCAGCTCATGGCGGGGAACCTAAGCTGCTGGCGCACCGCGGGCTAGCGCAAACGTTCCCGATGGAGGGGATCGAGAACGACACGTGCACGGCCGAACGGATCTATGAACCGGAGCACGAGTTTCTGGAGAACACCTTGCCATCCATGGAAGCGGCGTTTGCAGCGGGCGCGGATATGGTGGAACTGGATCTGAAGCCAACCAAGGACGGGCAGTTTGCCGTGTTCCATGATTGGACGTTGGATTGCCGTACCAATGCGGAGGGCACAACGAAAGATTATACGATGGCGGAGCTTAAAATGTTGGATATCGGATACGGATATACCGCCGATCAAGGCAAAACGTATCCGTTTCGCGGCAAAGGGGTTGGGCTGATGCCGTCGTTGCCTGAGGTGGTGGAGCATTTTCCCGGCAAGGCGCTGCTATTGCACATCAAAAGTGACGACCCCGAGGAAGGGAAGCAGCTCGCGGCCTACCTTTCTACGTTAAAGAAGGAGGAGCGGGACTTGTTAACCGTTTATGGCGGCGATCAGCCCATAGCGGTCTTAAAGGAACTGCTGCCGGATATGCGGGTCATGTCCAAGGCAACGTTAAAGCAATGTCTGCTCTCGTATGAAGCTTCCGGCTGGACAGGATACATCCCCGATGTTTGCCGGAACACCGAGCTGCACATCCCTGAGAAAATCGCGCCTTGGCTGTGGGGCTGGCCGGATAAATTCCTGAGTCGTATGGAACGAGCGAATACCCGCGTCGTTATCGTTGGCGGGGACGGCAGCGACTTCTCCAGCGGCTTCGATACATTAGAAGACGTGAAGCGCCTGCCGGCAGGATACAGCGGCTGGATCTGGACGAACCGAATCGACCGAACCGCCAAGGCGGTACAAACTGGGATTGACGATTGAGAACGATTATCAATATACTGATAGCAGGATATTGATAAAGGAAGATGAAGGATAATGAATCTAGATCCCCAAGAAATGAAGCTGCGGAAGCTGGATCAAGTATGGATCCGGCTTCGTTCCGTTGAGGCGGTATCGGGAACAGGAGACAAGACCATGCGCCAGCAGCTGGCATTGTCCTTCGCGTTAATCGTGGCGGCCTGCGGGGAAGGCCGGTTGATGGTCGATCAAGAGACAGTCGAGCTGGAGAACGGCAGCGCGTACGTTTGCGTGCCCGGCCAAACCTTCGGCACCGTCGATCTAAGCGAGGATGGCGAGTTAATCGCGTTCTATTTCGACGCCTATGCCGACTCGAATTCTGTAGGTGAAGAAGCTGGAGGCAAAGAAGATGGCCAGCTGGATGCCTTGCTGCCGTATCATGGAAAATTACGGGTCCATACGCCCGGCAAATTGGCCGTTATGGCCGAGAGCGCTTGCCGTGCCTGGCAGCACGGGGAGCCCATGGGGCATTTCCGCAGTCAGATTGACCTGCAGGAGATGCTTTATTATTTGTACCGGAACAGTCGCACCAAGCCTTATCATGCAGGCGAAGCGTTGG
This region includes:
- a CDS encoding DEAD/DEAH box helicase, encoding MSFQLTERVIKLLCGRIAYERGEAYYRTGKVAFLRMDHGSRVYEAAVSGTGHYHVSLQIDEHGDVHAECNCPAFYSYNNYCKHIAAVLLGVHDMLQGGKAPVRPFPSLLRQQDDILNSVDDDRNGSYSLVQRRQSQSGDIPSRDIWIARDMMRLFEENTPPPLRTGLRFDQRMPLEVEFTLHPVLYGYRKYLFGLELKIGEKRLYIVKNIRDFLDKISRGEPYSFTKHFSYDPERYSFRSEDEAILQKLAEIRRNEQMFHESLGGYSLKSNGISDRLLPVPPVFWDGLLPLLSQAPLVQLEQDSRIWPGLEVTDGPLPLSFNLGQAGDESYQFSAQGLDDVLVMDAYGIILSEGKLIRLSPAQTRRLAELKHMMITARKQHILISPEQIEPFVERVLPGLTKFGTIHVEEKVASRMVRTQLKARLYLDRVKDRLLAGLEFQYGDIIFNPLDEHGPKRGTDLILLRDTEKERQILNLMESGYMIRTESAYFLDDEEAEYEFLYHVVPELEKLVDIYATSAVKTRLITDLRPPKISVELDGRTDWLEFRFSMNGIGESEIRGLLQALEEKRKYFRLPNGALMPLESEEFQEIVNFLNEFGLRQSDIRGPEFRLPVIRGLHIQEDRGQGPVKLGKAYRELLHNLQHPGNLDFPVPPQLSDVLRDYQVYGYQWLKTLAYYRFGGILADDMGLGKTLQSIAFLISVLPEIAESGQPALIVCPASLVYNWRNELTKFAPNLKAVIADGSKAERVRTLREASQADVVITSYPLLRRDIEQFAELSFHTLILDEAQSFKNHASQTAQAVKILQAKYRFALTGTPVENSLEELWSIFSAVFPELFPSRQAFNDLSRETVAKRIRPFVLRRLKTDVLKELPEKIESLQPSELLPEQKKLYLAYLAKLQQETLKHLDADTFGQNRIRILAGLTRLRQLCCHPALFVDGYDGGSAKFDQLMEMIEECQSAGKRVLIFSQFTEMLGLIGRELGYRGLPFFYLDGKTPAAERVELCSRFNDGERDLFLISLKAGGTGLNLTGADTVILYDLWWNPAVEQQAADRAYRIGQKNIVHVIRMVAQGTVEDKMYELQQKKKHLVEEVLKPGQEAISALTEQEIREILMI
- a CDS encoding glycerophosphodiester phosphodiesterase family protein, which gives rise to MRKIRKIFRSRTFWILLVLIAFIYLNNTPHLTAAHGGEPKLLAHRGLAQTFPMEGIENDTCTAERIYEPEHEFLENTLPSMEAAFAAGADMVELDLKPTKDGQFAVFHDWTLDCRTNAEGTTKDYTMAELKMLDIGYGYTADQGKTYPFRGKGVGLMPSLPEVVEHFPGKALLLHIKSDDPEEGKQLAAYLSTLKKEERDLLTVYGGDQPIAVLKELLPDMRVMSKATLKQCLLSYEASGWTGYIPDVCRNTELHIPEKIAPWLWGWPDKFLSRMERANTRVVIVGGDGSDFSSGFDTLEDVKRLPAGYSGWIWTNRIDRTAKAVQTGIDD
- a CDS encoding FHA domain-containing protein; this encodes MDTFACIYILRGDPFRPGTCIYLDQETTEIGRTSSESFPDMAFTNIFISRKHLMIRKEGDRAVAYDLGSRHGTELNGVRMIPHAPYVLETNDILKLARGTSVLHFSYSPGEQTLEFEPVNDSTHPEETEGPVTIHWEKRECIVNGVKISMSEKEYLLLQLLHEHANRLVTIREIKQTVWYDRNPGPDGLPDVTIDELTTLIYRIRKKYGRDTFQINAIRGSGYILEKE